The following is a genomic window from Planctomycetia bacterium.
TATTCGGGGTTGTCGCGTTTGACGGCGGCGGAGGCGACGACGATGTTGCAGTCGGAGGGGACGTTGATGGGTGCGTGGCCGACGGCGATGGCAGCGCCGAGTTCTTCGAGACGGCCCTGGGCCTTAAATCCCTGGCGATCCGAGCCGCTGAGCACGGCGCCGCACCTGAGCAGGACGCCGGCGAGGCCGGACATGCCGGAGCCGCCGATGCCGATGAGGTGGACGCGTTTTCCGGCGTAGGGGCCGGACCAGTGCTGGTGCTGAGCGTTACGAAGCTGACGAGAGCCGGAGAGGGTAGAAGTATCCAGGGACATCCGTGAGGGGCCTACAACGCTTGACATGCTGGCCCACCTCCATGTGAGACCGCCCGGGGCTTTGCAGCGGCGAATCAATGTGAATTTCCTTTGCGCTCCGAGACGGGAGCGAAAAAGGGCTGCGCCGCCGCATGCCAGGGACGCCCATCCCCGCCGCCGCCCCCTCGATTCGTCGCATCCTACTCGGATACGCAGCGAAATCGCAAGGAGTTCCGAACCAATTCGCCCAAGAACAGCGATTTCATCCGGCGTTGCGGCGGGCGCCGGCACATGCTTTGGCCCCCGAACACTGGTGCGGTGCAACGTAAGGATATCGGGATGAATTGGATCGATTCTTGAGGCCGTGAGCGAATGCTGCGCGTGGCTTTGAGTAGTTGGGCGGAAGAGCGGAGGCGGGCGCGAAATCAGCCCTGGATCTGGATGCTGGCCAGACCGCTGGGGACGTCGTCGCAGAACTCGAAAATCTTGTCCAAGCCGGTGACCAGAAGGACGCCCCAGGCGCCGGTGTTTATCCCGCAGAGGCGAAGTTCGGCCTTATGTGAATTCATGGACTTTCGGAGCTTTAAGAGCTTGGCGATATTCGAGGAGTTAAGAAAATTGACGCCCCGGAAGTCGAGGACGACATGGGCCTTGGGTCGCTTTTCGACGGCCTCCTGAAGAGCATTTAGGTCGTCGGAAAACAGGGGGTCGTCCTGCAATTCGGCAAGGATAATCTCGTCTGACCAATCCTTAATGGACATGAGGCGTGCTTCTCTGCAAATGAGCGCTTGCTTATCGGGACGGCTGGCCAAACTATCCCCAGCGTCTCCGGCTGTCAACGGCAGGCTAATTTCCGGCGTCTGGGAGCCTCAGGAAGGGTTGAAGACGGCGGATGGTCTTTTCTCCCATGCCGGAAATCGGGTCCAGGTCGGCGGCCGAGCGGAAGATGGGGCCTGAGATGGTCGGGTTGGATTCTCCGTGGACTCGGAACTCGATGATTCGACGGGCCAGTGATTCGCCGATGCCAGGAAGCTGGGATAGCTCGAACCAATGTGCTGTGTTGGGGTCAATGCCCTTTGCGACGAGGGTTTTGTGGGCACCGGGACTGTGGAGCGGCACGCGGAGAGGCATTGCCCCCAGAAGAACGACGCACGCACTGCAGATGAGAATTGAGGCAAGCCGGGCGCGATGGAGGTCGTGGCTGGAGAAGTCGTGCGCCTTGCCCGGCTTGGCGATGTGGTTCATGGCGCAATGCCCCGGATTCGGAACTGGAGAAGAAGTATCACAGCGGGGCTTGCGGGGCAATTGTCTGCGGCCGGGAATGGTGCTGATTGGGGGCCGTGGGGTTCATAATCTGCGCGTCGCTGATGCAATAAGTGCCTGTTAGTTCTAAGCTAACCTTCATACGAATGGCAGGTCTAAACCAACCGATGGCATACATGGGATTCATCAGTGTGGATTGGGCCTGGCGGGGGCATCGCTCTGTTTCGACGGAGGAGGGGTCCTCCGCGAGCCCGCCGTCGGTTGGCGGCTACGATTCCCGTGGAAACCGATTCATGACGCTCATCCAGGAAACGCTTGGTCGCCTCGATTGTTCCGGGCCCGGGGAGCGGGATCGGGTTTGCGGCGCGGGCTCGGCTGAGGGGCGCGGCGCGGCGGAGCCATCGCCGCTGCTGCTTGAAGCGCAGGCGGCCGGGACGGCGCGCGAGAACGCGATAAAGGCCGTGGTGCTGGTGTGCTTGGGCGTGGTCAGCGCGATGGTCATTGCGCGGACGGGGATTTCATGGGGGCGGATCGGTCGATCGTCGAGCACCTTTGGAAGCGCGGCGTGGAGTGCGACACTTGTTTATGGTTCGTTCATGTATGCCGTGCTCATTTGGCGGCTTTGGATGTGGCGACGGTATCGGCCGATGGCGGCTGTTGCGGATGAGGCTCTGCCGAGCGTGACGGTGGTCATGCCGGTGTTTAATGAGGGGGCGCTGGTTGCGGAGGCGATTCGGTCGGTGGTGGCGAGTCGGTACCCTGCCGGGCGACTGGAGCTTGTGGTCGTCGACGACGGCAGCACGGACGATTCATGGTTGCACATCCTGCGCGGTGCGCGGGCGGTGGGCGGCCGAATCAAGGTGACGACTCTGCGGCACGTCACCAACAAGGGCAAGCGACACGCGCTGCACCTGGGCTTTTCGCGGGGGCGGTCCGAGGTGTTCGTGACGGTGGATTCAGACAGTCTTTTGCATCCCGATGCGATTTGCAACGGCGTTTCGGCGCTGGTTCGAGACCGGCGCGTGGGCTGTGTCGCGGGCTGCGTCGAGGTACTGAACCCGCGGACGAGCCTGATTACGCGGTTTCTCAAGTGCAGCTTCAGCTTGTCGTTCAAGTTCGTCCGGGCGTATCAGAACGAGTTTCGCGGGGTGTTTTGCACGCCCGGCGCGCTGTCGTTTTACCGCGCGGCTTTTGTCCGCGAGGTCGCGGATGAGTGGGTGAATCAGCGGTTTCTCGGTCAGGCCTGTACGACGGGCGAGGACCGGGCGATGACGAATCTTTTCCTGCGCGAGGGTTGGCTGACGGCGTACCAGGGAAACTCGAAGGTATTCAGCAAGATGCCGGAGACGTTTGCGGGGATGTGCCGGATGTTTCTGCGATGGGCGCGGAGCAACATTCGCGAGACGGTCGTGCTGTTTGGTTTTCTCTTTCGGCGGTTCCGCGGGGCATTTGTCAATACGTTTCGCCTGAACATGTTACTGGCGACGCTTTCGCTCGTATTGCCGCCGATCTTTGCCGTGGGCAGCATCATGCTGCTTGTGACGAGAGACGGCTATGCGTTGAATCAGTTTCTTGCGGTGATGGTGTACTCATTGAGTGTGGCGGTGATTTATTACCTCAACGAGCGCGACACGGATTGGGTCTGGCTGATCGTGTACGAGCTTGTGTGGGTAAGCTGTTTGTGGTGGATCATACCGTACGCGTTCATTTCGCTCCGCAACACCGGATGGCTGACGCGAAGCGCGGGGCCGGAATCTTGCAAACCATTGCTCGCCGGCCCGGCGACGGCGAACTGACGCCGCCTTATCACGAACTACGACCAATGAGTGATGCGTCGGCGCGGAAGGAAGGAGGCCGCCAGGGCGAGAAGGAGGATCGTCTGCGGTTCCGGCGCGGGCGGATCGAACGCGACATTGAGGCCGCCGTCGGCGTCGATATAGGCGATGGCGGGCCAGCTTGTTCCATAGTCATCGAATGCAAGTGAAGGGCGTCGCGGCCTTCCGCCGGGAGCGTCGAGGGCGACCATCGCGTCGACCAGGCTGGTTTGCCACGAGAGCGCGGGAGTGCGATAGGCGAAGTGCAGCTCCTGGGCGCCGGACATATTGACGCGGCGCTCGTAGGCGATGGCCGGCTGGCCGTCGGAGAGGTCGAATGAGAGCGAAACGTCTTCGAAGCGCTGAGATGTTGAGGAGAAGATTTCGGTGGTGACCATGCCGAAGCCGTTGAACTTTGAATAGAGGAGTTTGGAGGTCTGCGATGTGTTATTGAAGGTGGTGTAGACGAGGGCCGCGCGACCGTCGGCGGGGTCCATCTTGATATCGACGCCGAGTACGCTGTCGGCCGCGATGAGCTGGCCGGATGCCCAAGGGCCGGGGATTGAGGGCTCCGAAGCGATCATGATTGCCTGGCCGCCGCTGGAGAGATTTGCGCGGGCGGCGACCTGCCGGAGGCCTCTGCCATCAGCGATCAAGGCGGCATCAATGATCGACGAGACGCCGGAGATTGTGGTCATGTCCAGGGTGGAGAATGTGCCGCCGGTGTAGCTGATGTCGAAGAAATTGCCGGGCGTGGTTTTCGCGTAGGCGCCGCGGAGGTTTCCAGCGAGGTCGTAGGAAATGGAGAGTGCGGGTGTCACGACGGCGGCATTGACGCCAAAGGCCTGGGCAGCGCCGCCATTGAAGCTGGCGGCGAGATTGCCGTTGTTGTTGATCCAGGCAATGGTCGGTCGTTCGGCACGATCGAATGCCAGGCTGGTTACAAGGGCGATATCCGTGCCGGACGCCACGTCGCGGCTGGTCCAAAGGCCGAGGCCGGCAAACTGCGAATGGCGGACGATGTTAGTTCCGCTGCCGTCGGCGACTTGTGACCAGGATACCGAAGGCGTGCCGTAATGATCGAAGGCGAGCGACGGCGACGAGACGAATGAGCCGACCGGGGCGGTGCCGACGCGCGACTCAAACCATGTGGGCGTTCCACTGACGGCGAGACTCCGGCCTGGGAGGGCGGAAATCAAGAATGTGATGAGGAAGAGGATGGCCGGGAGCGTTCTGTTCACTTGGTTGTTCCTCCTTGGGCAATGATGGCGG
Proteins encoded in this region:
- a CDS encoding STAS domain-containing protein — its product is MSIKDWSDEIILAELQDDPLFSDDLNALQEAVEKRPKAHVVLDFRGVNFLNSSNIAKLLKLRKSMNSHKAELRLCGINTGAWGVLLVTGLDKIFEFCDDVPSGLASIQIQG
- a CDS encoding helix-hairpin-helix domain-containing protein, encoding MNHIAKPGKAHDFSSHDLHRARLASILICSACVVLLGAMPLRVPLHSPGAHKTLVAKGIDPNTAHWFELSQLPGIGESLARRIIEFRVHGESNPTISGPIFRSAADLDPISGMGEKTIRRLQPFLRLPDAGN
- a CDS encoding glycosyltransferase, with protein sequence MGFISVDWAWRGHRSVSTEEGSSASPPSVGGYDSRGNRFMTLIQETLGRLDCSGPGERDRVCGAGSAEGRGAAEPSPLLLEAQAAGTARENAIKAVVLVCLGVVSAMVIARTGISWGRIGRSSSTFGSAAWSATLVYGSFMYAVLIWRLWMWRRYRPMAAVADEALPSVTVVMPVFNEGALVAEAIRSVVASRYPAGRLELVVVDDGSTDDSWLHILRGARAVGGRIKVTTLRHVTNKGKRHALHLGFSRGRSEVFVTVDSDSLLHPDAICNGVSALVRDRRVGCVAGCVEVLNPRTSLITRFLKCSFSLSFKFVRAYQNEFRGVFCTPGALSFYRAAFVREVADEWVNQRFLGQACTTGEDRAMTNLFLREGWLTAYQGNSKVFSKMPETFAGMCRMFLRWARSNIRETVVLFGFLFRRFRGAFVNTFRLNMLLATLSLVLPPIFAVGSIMLLVTRDGYALNQFLAVMVYSLSVAVIYYLNERDTDWVWLIVYELVWVSCLWWIIPYAFISLRNTGWLTRSAGPESCKPLLAGPATAN